A genomic region of Brienomyrus brachyistius isolate T26 chromosome 6, BBRACH_0.4, whole genome shotgun sequence contains the following coding sequences:
- the camk2n1b gene encoding calcium/calmodulin-dependent protein kinase II inhibitor 1b: protein MSDVLPYNEEKITHYGDDEDVGQISITCRLQDTNNFFGAAQNKRPPKLGQIGRSKRVVIEDDSIDDVLKNETEKTQAGV from the exons ATGTCGGATGTATTACCCTACAACGAGGAGAAAATAACTCACTATGGCGATGACGAGGACGTGGGGCAAATCTCCATCACCTGTCGTCTGCAGGATACTAATAACTTCTTCGGGGCTGCCCAGAATAAAAGGCCCCCCAAACTCGGTCAGATTGGAAGAAGTAAACGAG TTGTCATCGAGGATGACAGCATCGACGACGTTCTGAAAAACGAAACAGAGAAAACGCAGGCAGGTGTCTAA